One genomic region from Candidatus Nanoarchaeia archaeon encodes:
- a CDS encoding 50S ribosomal protein L35ae — protein sequence MEAVIINYRSNRHSQTCHHIIAETRGISKRDDAAKLVGKEVSWKSPAGKEIKGKVASAHGNKGALRIIFERGLPGQALGGKIEIKA from the coding sequence ATGGAAGCAGTCATCATCAATTACCGCTCAAATCGCCACAGCCAGACTTGCCATCACATCATTGCTGAAACCAGGGGAATCAGCAAAAGGGATGACGCTGCAAAGCTTGTCGGCAAAGAGGTCAGCTGGAAGTCGCCTGCTGGAAAAGAGATAAAAGGGAAGGTTGCCTCTGCGCATGGCAATAAAGGCGCCTTAAGGATCATCTTTGAGAGAGGCCTTCCAGGCCAGGCATTGGGCGGCAAGATTGAGATAAAGGCCTAA